CGTTATCCCAGGCTATTGGGCAGGTTATCCACGCGTTACTCACCCGTCCGCCACTAGGTTTAACAAAAAGTAAGCTTCTCGTTAAACCCCGTTCGACTTGCATGTGTTAAGCACGCCGCCAGCGTTCGTCCTGAGCCAGGATCAAACTCTCCATAAAAGTTTTATGAAAAATTTAATCTTTGACTCGTTTAATGAATTACTCGTTTTAGCGCTTGCCTAAAAGCCTCTGCCGCCGCCGGTTGGCTTGGGCACCGGCTCTTAGCTTTTGCTTGACGAGGTTTGATGTGTTGAACTAGGTTCAACTTTCATCTCTTTGCACTGTTTAGTTTTCAAGGACCGTTTATAACAATGTCGCAACTCATGGCGACGTTATAAATTATATCGTTTAAGATTTTAAATGTCAACACTAAATTTATTTTTTTATCGCCGTTCGTGGCGACTTATTTATAATAACACCGTAGTATAAACTTATCAACTTATAAATACTGGACTTATTGCCAATTGAAAAATAATCCTCTGAAATGTTTTATTAAGAGCCCGCTCGAATAGTAAGCTTTAGTGCCATCGGGGAAAGTTAATTCTATATACTTTTCAAACAGACTCTATAAGTTAACCTCTTGTTCAATTTAAATAGCGGGGAGATTAATCTTCCCCGCTAATAACTTTAGCTACTGCCACAATATGATCACCTTCACCCAATTTCATCAATAAAACGCCCTGGGTTACCCGGCCAAATAAAGATATATCATCGGCTTTAATTCTGATCATTATGCCCTCTGCACTGATCATTAACACTTCATCTTCGGGTTTAACCACCTGCAATGATATAACATATCCATTGCGCTCAGTGCATTTTATATTTATAATTCCTTTACCGCCCCTGGACTGAGTTCTATACTCGCTGATTTTAGTTCGTTTTCCATATCCTTTGCTGGTAACAACAAGTAAATCCGAATCTTCACGAACTAAATCCATGGATACAACTTTGTCTTGATCATTTAAAGTAATTGCTTTTACACCCCTGGTAACCCTACCGGTGGAACGCACATCTTCTTCAGAAAACCTAATAGCCAAGCCATTTTTGGTACCAATAATAATTTCCTCTGTCCCGTCGGTTAATAAAGCATTTACCAGTGCATCGCCGTCGTCAAGGTTAAGGGCTATAATTCCATCTCGTTTGGTATGAATATATTCATTGAGGGGTGTTTTTTTAATAATTCCACGGCTGGTGGACATGAGCAAGTAATTGTCATTTTCGAAGTCCTTAACAGGAATAACGGTTGTTATATATTCATCCTGATCTATATAGATCAGGTTAATAATGGCAGTTCCCCGGGCCTGGCGACCGGACTCAGGAATTTCGTATCCCTTTAATCTATATACTTTGCCCTTATTGGTGAAAAATAAAAAATAATGGTGCGTTGTGGCAATAAATAAATGCCGTAAAAAATCACCCTCCTTGATACCCATAGCATGAATACCGCGACCGCCTCTGCGCTGGCTGCGATATGTATCAAGGGGCATTCTTTTTATATAGCCGTTATTGGTGATGGTGATAACCACATCCTCTTCCATAATCAGGTCATCATCATCAAACTCAGTTTCATCGTTGGAAAAAACGGTACGCCGTTCATCTCCGTACTTTTCCTTTATTACTGTTATTTCTTCTTTAATTATAGCCAGAACCTTTTTTTCGTCTGCCAATACAGAACGATAATACTCTATTTTCTTGATTAACTCCTTATATTCGGCCTCCAGTTTTTCCCTTTCCAAACCGGTTAAACGGTGTAACCGCATGTCCAATATAGCCTGGGCCTGCTTCTCCGAAAGGTCAAAACTATTCATAAGGCCAGTCCGAGCTACATCAATGTTTTTGGATCCACGAATAATTTTTATTACTTCGTCCATATTGGCCAGGGCAATGCGTAATCCCTCCACTATGTGGGCCCTGTCTTCTGCTTTACGTAAATTATATTTTGTACGGCGTATAATTATTTCCTTTTGGTGTTCAAGATAATAATGCAATACTTCCTTCAGGTTTAAAACCCTGGGTTCGCCATTAACCAAAGCCAACATGATAACGCCGAAAGTATCCTGCATCTGAGTATGCTTGTATAATTGATTCAATATCACCTTGGGGTTGGCATCCTTACGCAATTCAATAACAATGCGCATACCATCCCGGTCCGATTCATCTCTTAAATCAGTGATGCCATCGATTTTTTTATCTTTGACCAGTTCGGCGATTTTTTCAATTAAACGTGCTTTGTTTACTTGGTAAGGTAGCTCGGAAACTATGATACTTGTTTTTTTACCGCTTTCCTCTATGTCAGTTTTGGCCCTTACTTTGATGGTACCTCTACCGGTTTTATAAGCCGAGCGAATACCATCACGGCCCAAAATAATGGCACCGGTGGGAAAGTCAGGACCTTTAATATGCTTCATTAAATCATTTATATCCACATCAGGATTATCAATAAGTGTCACTACACCGTCAATTACCTCTGAGAGGTTATGGGGAGGTACATTGGTGGCCATACCCACGGCAATACCGGCCGAACCGTTGACAAGCAAATTGGGAAAACGGGAGGGAAGAATTGCAGGTTCCTTACCGCTTTCGTCGTAATTGGGTATAAAATCAACGGTTTCCTTATCAATATCAGCCAGCAGCTCGGTGGTAATTTTGGATAAACGGGCTTCGGTATAACGCATGGCCGCTGCTGAATCACCATCTACCGAGCCAAAGTTACCATGACCGTCAACCAGTGGATAACGCAAGTTAAAATCCTGGGCCATCCTTACCAGAGTATCGTATATAGCAGCATCACCGTGGGGGTGATACTTGGCCATTACTTCACCCACAATATATGCCGACTTGCGGTGCGGCTTATCCGGGGTTACACCAAGGGTATGCATGGCATAAAGTATCCGGCGATGCACAGGCTTCAAGCCGTCTCTTACATCAGGTAAGGCTCTACCAACAATTACGCTCATGGCATAATCCAGGTAAGAATGTTTCATTTCTTCGTTAATATCAATGGGAATAACTTTTCCGGTAAATGCGGGCAATATATTTCACCTCAAAATTAATATAAAAATAAATATACTATTATTATAATTACCTTATTTATCTATGGTGAACCGTAATTTAACAGATAAAACGGGAAGCACATTCCCGCTTTTTATAATAAAGTTATATATCCAGATTTCTCACCAACCGTGCGTTTTCCTGGATAAATTCCCGGCGCGGCTCAACCTTGTCCCCCATAAGCATGGAAAATATCTGGTTAGCTTCGATGGCATCCTCCAACTGTACTTGTAATATGGTTCGTGTATCATAATTCATTGTAGTTTCCCAGAGTTGTTCGGGATTCATTTCACCCAAGCCTTTATACCGCTGTAAAGATATTTTATCTCGTCCGATTTTATCAAGCAGCTCTTCCAGTTCCCTGTCGCTATAAACGTAATATTCCTTTTTATCCTTACGCACCCTGTATAGTGGAGGCTGAGCTATATAAGCGTACCCGTTTTCTATTAACTGCCGCATGTGGCGGTAGAAGAATGTAAGTAATAAAGTACGAATATGAGCCCCGTCCACGTCCGCATCGGTCATGATGATAATTTTGTGGTACCGGGCTTTTTCAATATTGAAGTCATCTCCAATACCGGTTCCCAGCGCAGTTATTAAAGAACGTATTTCCTGATTGCCTAATATTTTATCCATGCGTGATTTTTCAACGTTTAATATTTTACCACGTAAAGGCAAAATTGCTTGATATCGCCTGTCTCTGCCCTGCTTAGCCGAACCACCGGCGGAGTCACCCTCAACGATAAATAGTTCGCTTAAAGCCGGGTCACGCTCGGAACAATCGGCTAGTTTCCCCGGTAAAGTAGAACTTTCCAGGGCAGTTTTACGTCTGGTTAGCTCCCTGGCTTTCCTTGCCGCTTCCCTTACCCGGGCTGCATTAATAGATTTTTCAAGGATTTTACGGGCTGTGGCGGGGTTCTCTTCCAGGAAAGTGCTTAATTTTTCCGCCACCAGTGTTTCAACCAGGCCGCGCACTTCACTGTTACCCAGTTTGGCCTTTGTTTGTCCCTCAAATTGCGGTTCGGGAACCTTGACACTGATCACAGATGTCAATCCCTCACGAATGTCTTCCCCCTGCAAGCTCGATATACCATTTTTAAAAATGTTATACTTTTTACCATAATCATTGATTACCCGGGTTAGCGCCGCTTTAAAACCTGTTTCATGGGTACCACCGTCAATGGTATGAATATTGTTCACGTACGAAAATAAATTCTCCACAAACCCGTCTGTATATTGAAATGCCACCTCCACCATGACCTGGTCTCTGGTTTCCTCGAAATACACGGGTTTGTGTTGTACGTTTTTATTTTTATTTAAATATGACACAAAATCCTTTATACCCCCGGTGTGCTGGTAAACAAATTGCTGCTCAAACCGTTTATCGTTGAAAGTTATTTTTAAACCTTTGTTAAGAAATGATAACTCCCTCAACCGGTGGACCAGTGTTTCTTGACTAAATTCCAATTCGTCAAAAATTTCATAATCAGGCTTAAAAGTTACTTTAGTACCGGTGTTTTTAGCTGTACCTACGGTCTCCAAACTGGTGACGGGCACACCCCGGGCATAACGCTGGCGATAAATAAAACCGTCCCTGCGCACTTCCACTTCCAGCCATTCCGACAGGGCATTAACCACTGAAACGCCTACTCCATGCAAACCTCCACTCACTTTGTATCCACCGCCGCCAAACTTACCGCCGGCATGTAGTACCGTTAATGCGACCTCCACGGCAGGCCGCCCCATCTTGGGATGAATATCAACAGGTATACCCCTTCCGTTGTCATTTACTGTAATGGAATTATCATGGTGGACAGTTACCTCAATTTTATCGCAAAAACCGGCCATAGCCTCATCAATACTATTATCCACCACTTCGTAAACCAGGTGGTGCAGGCCCCTGGGTCCGGTACTGCCAATGTACATGCTTGGTCTGCGACGAACGGCTTCCAACCCTTCAAGTACTTGAATTTCCTCAGCGCCGTACTTGGCATTGTTATCCAAAAAAATATCCTCCGTTTCTGTTTATAGTAATTAAGAAGACTTGATTCGGATGGGTTTTGACCCTATCTGAACCCTGGTCGCACTTATTTCGAATTTATCGCCATTTAACTCCCGCCTTTACAGGCGGGAGTCCTGATAGCGGTTAACGGGATTAATGTTATAATGCCCTCTTTTTTAGCGTAGTGCATGAAATTGGCGATAAGTATATTTCATTACCGGTGATGACATAGGTTTTTTCTTTACCCGGTTCTGAAATATTGACAATAAAACCTTCATCTCCGGCTGTATCCAAAAATTCACTGGTTATAGCTGAAGATTTAGATCTAATATCTAAAATTGCCACAATATCCTTTTTAGGAACAATAACATCCCCGCCAAGGTGTAGAAACAATTAAATAACCTCCCTTAACTGACCGTTATTAATTAAGTATACCCTATTTGCATAATGACCAATTTTACCGGTTAGTTCAGTTGTTGTTATAAAAGACTGTACATTATTATTAACAATTAACATTAATAAATATCGCTGGCGTTGTTCATCCAGTTCCATCAATACATCATCAAGCAGCAAAATGGGAGATTCACCATATTCATAAAAATATAAATCTATTTGAGCGGTTTTTAATGCTAAAATTATAGATCTTATCTGTCCTTGGGAAGCATAGTAACGGGCATCTTTATTATTAATTAGAAAAATAATATCATCTCGATGCGGTCCGAAGATTGTTTGCCTTTTATATAATTCTTCTTGTTGTCTGTTTTTCCCTTCAGACTTAAATTCCATAATAATTTGTTCCATATCTGTTTTTTCGGTAATTTTTAGCGTGGACAGGTATTTCATGTCCAATTCTTCACGACCACCGGTAATACCGGCATACGTCTTTCGCACCAGTGGTATATATTTTTTTAATAATCCAATGCGCCTCGCCAATACCTCTGCTCCATATTGATAAAACGATTCATTCCAAATTTGAAATGAATCGTTATTCCTTGCCCTACCGCTACGTAATAAAAAGTTTCTTTGTTCCACTACCCGGCGATATTGTATTAATTTTTGCAGATAAAGCGGATCAATTGTACCGATATTGTGATCAATAAAATCACGTTTTCCGGACGGAGAACCCTTGATAATCTGCAGGTCGTCCGGCTTAAACAAGATAATACCGAAACGGCCGGGTAAAAATTTTCGTTTTTCTTCAACTCCGTTGATAAACAGTTTTTTCTTGCCGTTCTGGTTAATGTTTACAGATACATCCATCTCCATATTGTTTACTTGATAGGTTGCCTTAATGGAAGCGTCTGTACCGTGCCAGCCGACAACATCACTGTTTTTTCTTCGGAAGGAATAGCCTTTGCCGCTGAAAAAAATTGCTTCCAGTAAATTTGTTTTTCCCTGGGCGTTTGCACCGGTAATAAAATTTATACCCGCATGTGGTTGCCAGTGCAGTCTATTGTAGTTACGAAAACAGTTGATATCAATGCTCTTTAAAATCATGTATCCTCCAACTGAGAAACTACAAGAAAAGAGCCCGTGTTTTTAACTTCCACCAGGTCCCCGTTGGTTAATTTACGGGATCTACGGTTTTCAATCACTCCGTTAACCCGAACCATATCATTTATAATATAATATTTACCCTGTCCCCCGGTGGAAGCAACACGGCACCATTTTAAAAACTGGTCCAGTGCTATCTTATTCCTAACCATAATTTTCTTTACCATATAATTATACACCCTTAAGGTACGGCCGGTACAAGAATGGAAAAGTACCTTTCATCATCAACGGGAATTATTAAAGATGGACTTTCCCGGCCGCTTAATTTTATAATAACTTCTTCACTATCCATAGATTTTAATACATCTATAAAGAATCGAACATTAAACCCGACGTCCAAAGGTTCACCGGTAAATTCAGCAGCTAATTCTTCCCTTATTCGACCGGTTTCGGTATAAAAGTAAATCATTAAACCACTGGGACTAAAATTTATATTAAAAACATTTCTATTAGTATTAACCAACAGTGAAGCCCTTTCGGCGGCGTCCAGTAAACTACTTACCGGCACCCTTGCTTCGCAAATATAACTTTCCGGTATCACAATTCTATAATCTGGAAACTGGCCGGCGATAAGCCGGGACATTATGCATATATTATCAATGGTAAAAAATATTTTATTATCGGTAATATAAATATAAATATTATCATCAACTGCATCCAATATTCTATACAATTCGTTAAGAGTTTTACCGGGAACGATTATATTTATTAATTGCTCCGGTGGCGTAACCAGTTTTTCCTCACATAGCGCAAGCCTTCTTATATCGGTGGCCACCAAAGAAAGGGTGCCCTTTGGGGTAACGGTGAAGTTTATACCGGTAAATATCGGCCGGTGCTCTTCATTGGAAACGGCAAAAATAACATGTTTGAGCATATTTTTTAATTGGTTTTGATTTAGTACAAGAGTTGGATTTTCCGGCAATGAAGGGAATACGGGAAATTCATCTGCCGGGTAACCATTTAAAACAACTTCTGATTCGCCATACATAAATGTTGTTGTATTACTTGCGATATCACACTTGATATTAATATCTTCGTTCGGCAATCGGCTGAATAAACTGGTTACGTATTTGGCGGGTATGGCGGTTGACCCGTTAACAATGGTATTAACGGGTATGGTACAGCGGATGCCGAACTCCAGATCAGTGGAAGACAAAAATAGTAAATCATCCTTGCTTTCGAAATGTAAGCAGGAGAGTAAGGGCATGGGACTGCGTTGTGAAACTGCCCTTTGTGTAATTTGTATGATGGTGTTTAACTTGTCTCTGGGCGCTGTAAGATGCATATAAACCACCTTAATATAATAAAATATAAAGTTAGTAACAGTTATAGTAGTAGTTGTGAATTAGTGGATAAGTAATAACAAATCAATGGCGGTAACGATTAAACCGGTTAATAAGATTGTTAGTAAAAAAGGTTTTAATTATGTTTTATGTTGTCAATTAATTTCTGTATTGTCTGGGCGAGGGTTGCACCACTGGCTATCTCATTGGAAATCTTGTCATGCGCGTGTAACACTGTTGAATGATCTTTGCCGCCGAAATGATTGCCGATTTGTGGTAAGGATTCCGTGGTTAATTCACGGCATAAGTACATGGCGATCTGCCGGGGGTAAGCAATAGCCCTGGTTCTTTTTTTTGATTTCATGTCTTCAAGCTTAATATTGAAATACGCGGCTACTTTTTGTTGAATTAAATTGACGGTGATTTCCACCGGTTTTTTATCAGGAAGCATGTCTTTTAATATTTCGGCAGCCTTATCTTTATCAATTACTTCATCATTTAAAGAACTGAATGCAGTTACCCTGATTAGGGCGCCTTCCAGCTCTCTGATGTTGGATTGAATGTGGTCAGCTATGAATGCGATCACTTCATCAGAGACAGTGAGATTCTCCATCTGGGCTTTCTTTTGTAATATTGCTATTCTTGTTTCATAATCCGGAGGTTGAAT
The sequence above is a segment of the Desulfallas thermosapovorans DSM 6562 genome. Coding sequences within it:
- the gyrA gene encoding DNA gyrase subunit A translates to MPAFTGKVIPIDINEEMKHSYLDYAMSVIVGRALPDVRDGLKPVHRRILYAMHTLGVTPDKPHRKSAYIVGEVMAKYHPHGDAAIYDTLVRMAQDFNLRYPLVDGHGNFGSVDGDSAAAMRYTEARLSKITTELLADIDKETVDFIPNYDESGKEPAILPSRFPNLLVNGSAGIAVGMATNVPPHNLSEVIDGVVTLIDNPDVDINDLMKHIKGPDFPTGAIILGRDGIRSAYKTGRGTIKVRAKTDIEESGKKTSIIVSELPYQVNKARLIEKIAELVKDKKIDGITDLRDESDRDGMRIVIELRKDANPKVILNQLYKHTQMQDTFGVIMLALVNGEPRVLNLKEVLHYYLEHQKEIIIRRTKYNLRKAEDRAHIVEGLRIALANMDEVIKIIRGSKNIDVARTGLMNSFDLSEKQAQAILDMRLHRLTGLEREKLEAEYKELIKKIEYYRSVLADEKKVLAIIKEEITVIKEKYGDERRTVFSNDETEFDDDDLIMEEDVVITITNNGYIKRMPLDTYRSQRRGGRGIHAMGIKEGDFLRHLFIATTHHYFLFFTNKGKVYRLKGYEIPESGRQARGTAIINLIYIDQDEYITTVIPVKDFENDNYLLMSTSRGIIKKTPLNEYIHTKRDGIIALNLDDGDALVNALLTDGTEEIIIGTKNGLAIRFSEEDVRSTGRVTRGVKAITLNDQDKVVSMDLVREDSDLLVVTSKGYGKRTKISEYRTQSRGGKGIINIKCTERNGYVISLQVVKPEDEVLMISAEGIMIRIKADDISLFGRVTQGVLLMKLGEGDHIVAVAKVISGED
- the gyrB gene encoding DNA topoisomerase (ATP-hydrolyzing) subunit B, with translation MDNNAKYGAEEIQVLEGLEAVRRRPSMYIGSTGPRGLHHLVYEVVDNSIDEAMAGFCDKIEVTVHHDNSITVNDNGRGIPVDIHPKMGRPAVEVALTVLHAGGKFGGGGYKVSGGLHGVGVSVVNALSEWLEVEVRRDGFIYRQRYARGVPVTSLETVGTAKNTGTKVTFKPDYEIFDELEFSQETLVHRLRELSFLNKGLKITFNDKRFEQQFVYQHTGGIKDFVSYLNKNKNVQHKPVYFEETRDQVMVEVAFQYTDGFVENLFSYVNNIHTIDGGTHETGFKAALTRVINDYGKKYNIFKNGISSLQGEDIREGLTSVISVKVPEPQFEGQTKAKLGNSEVRGLVETLVAEKLSTFLEENPATARKILEKSINAARVREAARKARELTRRKTALESSTLPGKLADCSERDPALSELFIVEGDSAGGSAKQGRDRRYQAILPLRGKILNVEKSRMDKILGNQEIRSLITALGTGIGDDFNIEKARYHKIIIMTDADVDGAHIRTLLLTFFYRHMRQLIENGYAYIAQPPLYRVRKDKKEYYVYSDRELEELLDKIGRDKISLQRYKGLGEMNPEQLWETTMNYDTRTILQVQLEDAIEANQIFSMLMGDKVEPRREFIQENARLVRNLDI
- the remB gene encoding extracellular matrix regulator RemB, whose protein sequence is MFLHLGGDVIVPKKDIVAILDIRSKSSAITSEFLDTAGDEGFIVNISEPGKEKTYVITGNEIYLSPISCTTLKKRAL
- the recF gene encoding DNA replication/repair protein RecF (All proteins in this family for which functions are known are DNA-binding proteins that assist the filamentation of RecA onto DNA for the initiation of recombination or recombinational repair.), with the translated sequence MILKSIDINCFRNYNRLHWQPHAGINFITGANAQGKTNLLEAIFFSGKGYSFRRKNSDVVGWHGTDASIKATYQVNNMEMDVSVNINQNGKKKLFINGVEEKRKFLPGRFGIILFKPDDLQIIKGSPSGKRDFIDHNIGTIDPLYLQKLIQYRRVVEQRNFLLRSGRARNNDSFQIWNESFYQYGAEVLARRIGLLKKYIPLVRKTYAGITGGREELDMKYLSTLKITEKTDMEQIIMEFKSEGKNRQQEELYKRQTIFGPHRDDIIFLINNKDARYYASQGQIRSIILALKTAQIDLYFYEYGESPILLLDDVLMELDEQRQRYLLMLIVNNNVQSFITTTELTGKIGHYANRVYLINNGQLREVI
- a CDS encoding RNA-binding S4 domain-containing protein, whose translation is MVKKIMVRNKIALDQFLKWCRVASTGGQGKYYIINDMVRVNGVIENRRSRKLTNGDLVEVKNTGSFLVVSQLEDT
- the dnaN gene encoding DNA polymerase III subunit beta codes for the protein MHLTAPRDKLNTIIQITQRAVSQRSPMPLLSCLHFESKDDLLFLSSTDLEFGIRCTIPVNTIVNGSTAIPAKYVTSLFSRLPNEDINIKCDIASNTTTFMYGESEVVLNGYPADEFPVFPSLPENPTLVLNQNQLKNMLKHVIFAVSNEEHRPIFTGINFTVTPKGTLSLVATDIRRLALCEEKLVTPPEQLINIIVPGKTLNELYRILDAVDDNIYIYITDNKIFFTIDNICIMSRLIAGQFPDYRIVIPESYICEARVPVSSLLDAAERASLLVNTNRNVFNINFSPSGLMIYFYTETGRIREELAAEFTGEPLDVGFNVRFFIDVLKSMDSEEVIIKLSGRESPSLIIPVDDERYFSILVPAVP